Part of the Mycolicibacterium mengxianglii genome is shown below.
GCGGAACCGGTTGTGGCAGTGGGTAATCGCCCTCGTAGAAGTGCAGGTCGGAGCCGCAGATGGCGGTCGTCTCCACCGCGACGACGGCGCCGTCGGGTCCGGGCAGGGTGGCATCGGCCACCGTGTCGATGCGGATCTGGCCGGGAGCGTCGATCACAACAGTGCGCATGAGGTCCTTGTGTTTGGTAGCTAGGAGAGCATGTGGCTAGAAGAAGATGAAGTCGTCGGGTTCGGGGGTTCGGGTCCATGACCAGAAGTCGACGAGCCGCCAGGGGCTCAGGGAGTGCACCAGGCCGGCCTCGTCCTTGTAGAAGCTGTGCTTGATGGTCGGCTGCGACCACACCAGCGTGGCCAGTTCCGCCTGGCAGCGCCGGTACCAGTCGTCGTAGCGGTCCTGCCGCGGCTCGATGGCTGTCTTGTCCGCTGCGATCAGCAGGTCCAGGCAGCCCATGATGTAGCGGACCTCGCACTCGGAGTGGAAGATCAGGCTGCCGCCACTGGCCAGGTTGGTGCCCGGGCCGTAAAGACAGAAGAAATTGGGGAACCCCGGTACCGTCATGCCGAGATAGGCCGACGGCCGCGGGCCCCAGAAGTCGTGGAGTTCGATTCCGTTGCGGCCGTACACCGTCAGAGATGACAACATGTCGTTGACGCGGAACCCCGTTGCGTACACGATGACATCGGCGTGATGCCGGCTGCCGTCGGCGGCCACCACGGCATCGGGTTCGATGCGGGCCACACCGTCGCGGACGAGTTCGACGTTGTCGCGGGTGAGGGTGCGCAGCCAACTGCCGTTGTCCTGCAGCGTGCGTTTGCCGGTGGCAGGGTAGTCCGGAATGACTTTGGCCAGAAGCGCTTCCGCGTCCTCGACGTCTCCGTCGATCTGACTGGTGATCCACTCGGTGAACATCATGCGCGCCAGGTCATTGGCGGCACTGACGGCCCGCTGCTGATCTGGCCACTCGGGATCGACCTTCGCCGCGGCCAGGCCGGTGTCGCAACCCGGCCAGAACAACAGGAACCGGTACCAGCGGCCGTAGAACGGCAGGTGACGCAACGCCCACCGCACGCCGTCACCGACCTCGGCGTGGTAGTTCGGGTTGGGGAACATCCACTGGGCGGTGCGCTGGAACACCGTCAGGCTGGCCACCTCGTCGGCGATCGCCGGCGCGAGCTGAAAACCGGTGGCGCCGGCGCCGATCAGGACGACGTCCTTGCCGGCCAGTGACACGTCGTGATTCCAGCGGGCGGTGTGAAAGGCCGGGCCGGCAAAGGTTTCCGCGCCGTCGAACGCTGGGGTGTGCGGGGCGTTGAGTTGGCCGACGGCACTGATCACCGCCCGGGCGGACACGGTTTCGGCCGTGCCGTCGGGGCGGGTGAGTTGCACCGTCCACGACTTGGCCTGCTCATCCCAGTCGGCGCGCGTCACCTGGGTCTGGAACCGGACGTGTGGCGTGACGCCGTGCTTGTCCATCACCGCCTGGAAATACGCCTGCAGCTCGGGCTGCTGGGCGAAGAACTCTGTCCAGTGGTCGTCGGGTTCGAAGCTGTAGCAGTAGAAATGGTTGCCGACGTCGACACGCGCACCCGGATAGGTGTTCTCCCACCAGGTCCCGCCCACACCGGAGTTCTTCTCGATGACCGTGTAGGGGATTCCGGCCTGCTGCAATCTGATCGCCGCCAACAGTCCGGACTGTCCGGCGCCGATGATGACCACCGGGAACGTCGCGCGGTCGGCGGGGTCGGACTCGAAGTCGACGTCGCGCTGATCGCGCCCGTCGAGCTCCATCTCCTCGAGCATCATCGGCACGTACTCGTCGGGCAGCTCGGCGGCGACCAGCCAGTTCATCATGCGTTTCAACTGGACCGCGCTCACCGGAGCAGGTTCGGGACAACCCCGGTCGCGGTAGTCGCAGATGATGTCGAAGGCCAGCGCGCGTGCGGTTGCTCTGTCCTCCTCGGACATGAATCCCTGGACCTCGTTGAGGAAGATGCCGGCGGGCTTGACCGGTCCGTCGAGCAGGGTGAAGTCACCGCTCATGTGCACACACGACAGCATGAGTGCCGGGATCGACACGTCTTCCAGGGCGGTGCGGATCTCGTCGTCCGAACTGGTGAACGGTTCACCCGCATGCCTGTTACGCATCACACCTCGCCGATTCTGGGACATCTTGTTGCGAGACGTTAGGTGATCTGGCGGCGTCAGTGTGCAGATTGCCCGAAGTGTCTACTCGGGGCCGGTTGCGTCTCTTCCGGAGCCGCCGTTGCCGCCGTCCCTGCCGACTCTGGGCAGGCCTACTCTGTACGCGATGTCTCCCGCCCTGATCGACCTCCGATCTGCGCAGCTCCTCTGATGGCTCGACACCGGTGAAGGGGATGGCGGCAACGGTGAGCAGTCGATGATGCACGAAGGCGGCAAGGACGTCACTTTCGTCGATCTGGAGACCTTCGTGGCGTTTGCACGCTCGGAGCATTTCGGCCGCACCGCCGCCGACCTCGGGGTCAGTGTTGCAACTGTGCAGCGTGTGGTCCGGTCTCTGGAGCGCAAGCTCGGGGTGGCGCTGGTCGAGCAGTCGGGCCGAAGGGTGCGCATGCTGCCGGCGGGACGGGTGCTCGAGCGCGAGGCGCACGCAGTGCTGCGCGGCAGGCAGGACGCGATCTCGAATACTCGCGCCGACGCCGGCCACGTGAGTCTGCTGCGAATTGCCCATACCTTCTCACTTGGACTGGGCTTTGTGCCTGACGTGCTGGCCGAACTGCTCGAGAGTGTCCCAGGAATGCGCTTTCGCTGCTGGCAGGGGTCAGCGACCGATGTCATCGCGGCGCTGTTGCGCGGGGAGGCGGATGTCGCCTTCACCTCCGTGGCGCCGTCCGAACGCGACTTCGTGGTGGAGCCGCTGTTCACTGAGGCACTACTGCTCACCGTGCCCGCAGACGATCCGTTGGCTTCGGCAGGAAGCGCCGCCCTTGATGAGGTGCGCGATCGACCCTTCGTGGCCATGGAGCTTGGCGCGAGTAGCCGCACATCGATGGTGAATGCTTGTGCCAGAGCTGGATTCGTCCCGCGTATCACCGCCGAGGGCAACGACCTGTTCGTCGTCGAGTCGATGGTCGGTGCGGGGATCGGCGTTTCCCTGGTGCCGCAGGGGATGACCGATCATCAGCATCCCCGTGTGGTGCGGCTGCCCATCTCCCCGCTGATCCCTGACCGGACGGTCCTGTTGGTATACCCGCGTGCGAGCGCCCAGTACGCCAACGTGCAGGTGCTGAGCAAGATCGCGCTACTGCGGGGTCGCACGCGCCAGGAATCGTTTCAGAAAATGCAATGATTCAGTCCACGCGCGGCGTTGTTCGGCCCGAGGGGCGTTCGTAACGTCATCGTCATGTTCACCACTGTGTCTCAGCGCACATTCCGATTCTGTGATGACCTGGCTCATGCGGCCTCCCGTCCGCTGCCCGACGGTGCCGATCGGGCCGCGCGGCGGTCGTTGTTGAACGTGCTCGGCACCACGGTCGGGGCGGCCACGTCACCGGCAGTCGAGGTGATGCTCGAGACTGCGCGCGGACTCGACATAACCGGGTCGGTTCCGGTTCTGGGCAGGCGTGACACGCTCAACCAGCACTGGGGCGCATTGATCGCCGGAACCGCCGGTCACTACGACGACTTCGACGACACGCACCTGGCCACGGTGATCCACCCCGGAGCGGCGACACTCGGCGCGCTTGTCGCCCTGTACGACACACCGGTTACCTCTGGGGAGGTGTTCCTGCGTGCATTCGCCCTCGGGTGCGAGGCGCAACTGCGGATCGGCAACGCCATCTCGCCAAACCACTATGACCGTGGATGGCACATCACGGGTACCTGCGGGGTGTTCGGCGCCACGGTGGCCGCCGCGGTAATCCTTGGCTACGACGCCCGGCGACTGGAAGCCGCCTTGACTGCGGCATCGACAATGACACTCGGTCACCGTGAGGCGTTCGGTTCGATGACCAAGCCGTTCCATGCGGGCAAGGCCGCCGCCAACGGGATCCGCGCGGCCCAGCGCGGAGCGGACGGCGATGCCGCCGTCGAAGCCCTCGGTGATGATGGCATCCTGACGATGTTCGCCGATGCCGTCGATGAGACGGAGTTGTTCGGATCGTGGGATCGCGATTGGGAGTTGGAGAGCAACGCGTTCAAACCGTATCCGTGCGGGATCGTGGCGCACCCGGCGATCGACGCGGCGATCGAGGCGAGCGCAAAGGTGAATCCGGACACCGTCGTCGGCATCGACGTGAGCTGCCACCCCCTCGTGCCGGAGCTGATGGGGATCGAGCAACCCGCAGACGGGCTGCAGGCGCGGTTCTCGGCCCGGCATGGCGTCTCTGTCGGGCTGCTCGACGGCACTGTCGGTCTGCCGCAGTTCAGCGACACGCGGGCCACGTCAGCCGACGCCACTCGGTTGCGGGCGATCACCAGGTTGGTCCCGGGTGACGACTGTGCCCGCGACGCCGCGACGGTGACAGTGCACTCGTCCGACCGCGACGACGTTGTGGCGCACGTGCCGCACGCCCGGGGCAGCTTGGCCCGCCCTCTCACCGACGCCGAATTGTTGGCGAAAGTGAGCGCCCTGACCGAGCCGGTTCTGGGAGCCGGTAGCGGCGCAGCGCTTCTTCGTGCGATCGAGGACATCAACACGCCGACCGGATTCGCCGATGTGCTGGCCGCAGCACTCCCGGCGCAGGAGAGAGAACGGGTATGACCTACATCGACGACATCGTGACGTTCATTGCGACCGCTGGGCCGAAGGCTGACGTTCAGGCGTCCGAGCACGACTGGGGAGCGGTTCGGGCCGCCGTCGACGCCGCAGCCGAGCACGCCCCGCAGGCCGATAGGTCGCTGGCCTACTCGGTTGGCTGCGAAGTCGCCGAACAGGTGGCAGAAGTACTGGATTCGGCGGAGGCCGCCGACGGATGGAGCAGGCGCAGCAGCGCTGGACTCATCGGTGCCGGCGCGGCAGTCGGTCGGCTGCTGGACTTCGACGAGGCCAAGCTGCGCCACCTACTGGGTCTGTGCGCAACACAAGCGACGGGTCTACGGAGCCTCGACAACACCGAAGCCGGCGCGCGACAGGTCGCCAAGGCCGCGTCCGACGCGGTCGAGGCCGCGCTGCTCGTGTCCAATGGCTTCACATCTTCGGCGGACGGATTGACTGGCCGCCGAGGCCTTTTCGCACTGATGGCGCCGGGTGCCACCGCTCCGTCGACCTTCGACGCAGGAACTCGATTCGAGAAGGTACACCATGGGCAGTGACTCGAACGGGAAAGTCGATGCTCGACAGGAGCCTCTCGATCTGGAGCTTCCCGACTTCGAGGCCGACCCGGAACCCGCGACGGAAGAGGAGCTCCGGCTGACCCGGCGGGTGCATGTGGTGCTCGGCGCAGTCGTAGCGGTGCTGGGTGCGTGGCTGCTGTACCGCAGCGTGACCGAACTGCCGTTCCGTGGCGAGAACGGTGAGCCAGGGCCGGGTTTGCTGCCGGTGCTGTTGACGATCTGCCTGGTTGCGCTGGGACTGATGTTGTCCGTGGTTTCGGCGTTCGGACCCGGCGCGCGCAGCGCCGAGGCGCCGGTGCTCTCGTTCGGACGGACGGAGATCAGCCGGGCGCTCATGGTGTGGCTGGCGCTGGCGGTATGCACTGTGCTGTTCGAGCCCGTCGGCTTCATGCTGGCGGGCGAGGTGCTGATGTTGGCGATCATCCTCCTCGTCGAACGGATGCGCGCAATCCCCCAGATCATCGCGCTGGTGCTGTTGCCACCGGTGATGTATCTGCTGTTCGCCGTCCTGCTCGACGTCGACCTCCCGATTGGGGCCATCTGGCGATGAACGCATTCAAGAGCTCTTCTCAGGCGACTGTGACCGGAGGTAGTCAATGGACGCGCTAAACGGTCTGCTATCGGGCTTCACGGCCGCGCTCACGCCGACGAATCTGATGTGGCTCATCGTGGGCTGCCTGTTGGGCACCCTGGTGGGCATCCTGCCCGGCCTCGGGCCGCCGGCGACGATCTCGATCCTGTTGCCGCTGGCCACCGGATTCGACCCGGCCACGGGACTGATCATGATGGCCGGCATCTACTACGGCGCCAAGTACGGCGGTTCCACGACCTCGATCCTGATGAACATCCCGGGCGAGTCGTCCTCCGTCGTCACCTGTATCGACGGCTACCAGATGGCCAAGAAGGGCCGGGCCGGACAGGCTCTGGGCATTGCGGCGATCGCCTCGTTCGTCGCAGGCACCATCGGCGTGATCGGGCTGACGTTCCTGGCACCCGCCGCGGCAGATGTCGCGGTCAACTTCGGTCCGCCGGAGTACTCGGCCTTGATGGTCTTCGCTTTGCTGTTGGTGATCATGCTGGCGGGCGACTCGTTGATCAAGGGTTTCATCTCGATGTTCATCGGGCTGTTCCTGGCCACGATCGGTACCGACCTATTCTCCGGCGAACAACGATTCACCGGCGGCCAGATCGAATTGGCCGGCGGAGTCGAGTTCATCGCCTTGTCGATCGGTATCTTCGCCATCGGTGAGGTGCTGGTCAACATCGAGCAAAAGACGCAGAAGCCGTTGTTCGCAGCTCCCAAGAAGTTTCGCGAGATGCTCCCGTCGGCCAAAGACATCAAACGGTCGACGCCGGCCATGTTGCAGGGCGGCATCCTGGGTTTCATCATCGGGATCCTGCCCGGCGCCGGGTCGACGGTGGCCTCCTTCGTGTCCTACATCATCGCCAAGCGGACGTCGAAGCATCCGGAGGAGTTCGGCAAGGGTGCCATCGAGGGCGTCGCGGCACCGGAGGCGGCGAACAACTCCGAGACCGGCGGCGCGATGGTGCCGTTGCTCACCATGGGAATTCCCGGATCCGGTACCGGCGCAGTACTTTTGGGTGCGTTGGTGCTCTACGGGCTGAACCCGGGTCCGCTACTGTTCCATGAGCATGCCGACGTGGTTTGGCCGATCATCGCCAGCATGTACCTGGGCAACGTCGTCTTGGTGATCATGAACCTGCCGATGGTGCCATTCTTCGCGAAGCTGCTGAACACTCCGTACAAGGTGCTTTACCCGGGAATCCTGCTGATTTCGGTGATCGGCGTGTTCAGCGTCAACTTCTCGGTGTTCGACGTCTGGCTGCTGGTGATCTTCGGACTTCTGGGCTACGCGATGCGCAAGCTCGACATACCACCTGCGCCATTGGTTCTCGCCTTCGTACTCGGCCCGATCGCCGAGAACTCGATCCGACAGTCGCTGCTGCTGAGCGACAACAGCCCGATGATCTACCTGGAGCGTCCTATCTCCGCGGTACTCGTCGGCCTGTCGGTGGTGCTGATGCTGGTGTTGTCCCTCGGCCGCCGGAATCGCAAGGTGCGCGCGCAGTTAATCGACGCCGATGCCTGATCTTCCGCAATTCACAACAACGATTCCCAAGGTGGATTAAATGATTCGTACCAAGAAATTCCTCACGGTCGCGGCCACGGCCCTGTCTGTGCTCGGACTAGCTGCCTGCGGCAGTAGTTCTGAGCAGGCCGAGGGGGGCCGCTCAGAGAAGGTGGAGGTGGTCACGCACACCGCCGTCGGCGGTGGAGCTGACGTCTTCTCCCGCCAGATGGTCAAGGTGTTGTACGACAACAAGATCATTCCGACACAGTGGCCGGTACGTAACGTGCCAGCAGGCAATGCGATCGGAGCGATGTCGTTCCTCATCGATCGGGCCGGGGACCCTGACCTGCTCGCCCAGGTGACACCGACGTGGCTGGCAACCCCGATGACCGTCGCCAAGAGCTCGGTCAACCTGGATCAGCTCACCCCCATTGCGCTTGTCGCCACCGAACCGCAGGTTGTGGTGACCAAAGCGGGCGGCAAGTTCGGCTCATTCGCCGATTTCGTCGATGCCGCCAAGGCCGCGCCCGACACCCTCGTGCAGGCCGGCGGCTCCAGTACCGCCAACGACGCCCTGACCCGCTCGGTGCTGCAGGAGACTGTGGACGCCAAGTGGAAGTTCCTGTCTTTCGAGGACACCGGTTCTCGCATCACCGCGCTGCTGCGCGACGACGCTGACATCATGCTGGGCAGCGCGTCCGACGTCGCCGAACAGGTCCGAGCGGGACAACTCTCGGTGCTGGCGGTGGTCGGAAACAAGCGACTGGACATCTTCCCCGAGGTGCAGACCATCGAGGAGCAAGGTATCGACTCCTCACAGGTGCCGGTGCAGTTCCGTGCCATCATGGGCACCCCCGATATGCCCGAGGATGCTGTTGAGGGCTATCAGGACGACCTGTCGAAGATGGTCGAGACCGAAGCCTGGAAAACCCTGGCCACCAATGATGGTCTGGTGACGCAGAACCTGCAGGGCGCAGAATTCAGCGACTATCTGGCAGACCAGAAAGAGATCATCGGCAACCTGCTCGGGGAGCTGGGCCTGAGGAAGGATCAGTGACCGAATCCGCCCGAGCATCCGGCTTGACCTCGGCGCTGGCGGCATATGCGGCGGAGTTGCAGTTCGTCGATCTGCCCGATGCGGTGATTCACGAAGCCAAGCGTGCGCTGATCGACCACGTTGGCGTGGCGGTCGCCGCGTCCGGTGAGGCCCCGGTCGACGCCTTGGTTCGGGTATCGGCCCGGCTGACCGGACCTGGCCCGTACACGGTGGTCGGTCGTGGGGAGACCGCGACGATGCCCTACGCGGTGCTGGCCAACGGCTTTGCCGCGCACTTGCTGGATTACGACGACACCTTCAACCCCGGTGACACCACCGTCCACGGCAGCGCCCCGGTGTGGCCGGTGATCTTCGCGCTGGCCGAGAGCCAGACGGTTACCGGCAGGGAGGCGTTGACGGCCTTCGTTGCCGGTTTTGAGACGGAGTGCCGACTGGGTCGCGCGGCGGGGGATGCGCACTACGAAATCGGTTGGCACGTCACGGGAACTGTCGGACATGTGGGCGCCGCGGCTGCAGCGGGTCGAGTGCTGAAACTCTC
Proteins encoded:
- a CDS encoding flavin-containing monooxygenase, with product MRNRHAGEPFTSSDDEIRTALEDVSIPALMLSCVHMSGDFTLLDGPVKPAGIFLNEVQGFMSEEDRATARALAFDIICDYRDRGCPEPAPVSAVQLKRMMNWLVAAELPDEYVPMMLEEMELDGRDQRDVDFESDPADRATFPVVIIGAGQSGLLAAIRLQQAGIPYTVIEKNSGVGGTWWENTYPGARVDVGNHFYCYSFEPDDHWTEFFAQQPELQAYFQAVMDKHGVTPHVRFQTQVTRADWDEQAKSWTVQLTRPDGTAETVSARAVISAVGQLNAPHTPAFDGAETFAGPAFHTARWNHDVSLAGKDVVLIGAGATGFQLAPAIADEVASLTVFQRTAQWMFPNPNYHAEVGDGVRWALRHLPFYGRWYRFLLFWPGCDTGLAAAKVDPEWPDQQRAVSAANDLARMMFTEWITSQIDGDVEDAEALLAKVIPDYPATGKRTLQDNGSWLRTLTRDNVELVRDGVARIEPDAVVAADGSRHHADVIVYATGFRVNDMLSSLTVYGRNGIELHDFWGPRPSAYLGMTVPGFPNFFCLYGPGTNLASGGSLIFHSECEVRYIMGCLDLLIAADKTAIEPRQDRYDDWYRRCQAELATLVWSQPTIKHSFYKDEAGLVHSLSPWRLVDFWSWTRTPEPDDFIFF
- a CDS encoding LysR family transcriptional regulator, with translation MMHEGGKDVTFVDLETFVAFARSEHFGRTAADLGVSVATVQRVVRSLERKLGVALVEQSGRRVRMLPAGRVLEREAHAVLRGRQDAISNTRADAGHVSLLRIAHTFSLGLGFVPDVLAELLESVPGMRFRCWQGSATDVIAALLRGEADVAFTSVAPSERDFVVEPLFTEALLLTVPADDPLASAGSAALDEVRDRPFVAMELGASSRTSMVNACARAGFVPRITAEGNDLFVVESMVGAGIGVSLVPQGMTDHQHPRVVRLPISPLIPDRTVLLVYPRASAQYANVQVLSKIALLRGRTRQESFQKMQ
- a CDS encoding MmgE/PrpD family protein, which translates into the protein MFTTVSQRTFRFCDDLAHAASRPLPDGADRAARRSLLNVLGTTVGAATSPAVEVMLETARGLDITGSVPVLGRRDTLNQHWGALIAGTAGHYDDFDDTHLATVIHPGAATLGALVALYDTPVTSGEVFLRAFALGCEAQLRIGNAISPNHYDRGWHITGTCGVFGATVAAAVILGYDARRLEAALTAASTMTLGHREAFGSMTKPFHAGKAAANGIRAAQRGADGDAAVEALGDDGILTMFADAVDETELFGSWDRDWELESNAFKPYPCGIVAHPAIDAAIEASAKVNPDTVVGIDVSCHPLVPELMGIEQPADGLQARFSARHGVSVGLLDGTVGLPQFSDTRATSADATRLRAITRLVPGDDCARDAATVTVHSSDRDDVVAHVPHARGSLARPLTDAELLAKVSALTEPVLGAGSGAALLRAIEDINTPTGFADVLAAALPAQERERV
- a CDS encoding MmgE/PrpD family protein, giving the protein MTYIDDIVTFIATAGPKADVQASEHDWGAVRAAVDAAAEHAPQADRSLAYSVGCEVAEQVAEVLDSAEAADGWSRRSSAGLIGAGAAVGRLLDFDEAKLRHLLGLCATQATGLRSLDNTEAGARQVAKAASDAVEAALLVSNGFTSSADGLTGRRGLFALMAPGATAPSTFDAGTRFEKVHHGQ
- a CDS encoding tripartite tricarboxylate transporter TctB family protein, whose amino-acid sequence is MGSDSNGKVDARQEPLDLELPDFEADPEPATEEELRLTRRVHVVLGAVVAVLGAWLLYRSVTELPFRGENGEPGPGLLPVLLTICLVALGLMLSVVSAFGPGARSAEAPVLSFGRTEISRALMVWLALAVCTVLFEPVGFMLAGEVLMLAIILLVERMRAIPQIIALVLLPPVMYLLFAVLLDVDLPIGAIWR
- a CDS encoding tripartite tricarboxylate transporter permease, which encodes MDALNGLLSGFTAALTPTNLMWLIVGCLLGTLVGILPGLGPPATISILLPLATGFDPATGLIMMAGIYYGAKYGGSTTSILMNIPGESSSVVTCIDGYQMAKKGRAGQALGIAAIASFVAGTIGVIGLTFLAPAAADVAVNFGPPEYSALMVFALLLVIMLAGDSLIKGFISMFIGLFLATIGTDLFSGEQRFTGGQIELAGGVEFIALSIGIFAIGEVLVNIEQKTQKPLFAAPKKFREMLPSAKDIKRSTPAMLQGGILGFIIGILPGAGSTVASFVSYIIAKRTSKHPEEFGKGAIEGVAAPEAANNSETGGAMVPLLTMGIPGSGTGAVLLGALVLYGLNPGPLLFHEHADVVWPIIASMYLGNVVLVIMNLPMVPFFAKLLNTPYKVLYPGILLISVIGVFSVNFSVFDVWLLVIFGLLGYAMRKLDIPPAPLVLAFVLGPIAENSIRQSLLLSDNSPMIYLERPISAVLVGLSVVLMLVLSLGRRNRKVRAQLIDADA
- a CDS encoding Bug family tripartite tricarboxylate transporter substrate binding protein, yielding MIRTKKFLTVAATALSVLGLAACGSSSEQAEGGRSEKVEVVTHTAVGGGADVFSRQMVKVLYDNKIIPTQWPVRNVPAGNAIGAMSFLIDRAGDPDLLAQVTPTWLATPMTVAKSSVNLDQLTPIALVATEPQVVVTKAGGKFGSFADFVDAAKAAPDTLVQAGGSSTANDALTRSVLQETVDAKWKFLSFEDTGSRITALLRDDADIMLGSASDVAEQVRAGQLSVLAVVGNKRLDIFPEVQTIEEQGIDSSQVPVQFRAIMGTPDMPEDAVEGYQDDLSKMVETEAWKTLATNDGLVTQNLQGAEFSDYLADQKEIIGNLLGELGLRKDQ